A single Synergistaceae bacterium DNA region contains:
- a CDS encoding branched-chain amino acid aminotransferase: MQIAITKNPHPGKMPPENELGFGKIFTDHMFIMDYTDSEKWHNPRIVPYGPLSLMPSGDGIQYANTVFEGMKAYRWADGSIHLFRPGENAKRINVSAERIGLPQIPNDIFLEAVRELVRIDSSWVPSSEGTSLYIRPFIFATDEELALHGIHKAIFVIILSPSASYFAEGIKPVKIMLETEDVRAVRGGTGYTKCGGNYAASNRAGDRAMEKGYSQVLWLDGVHRKYIEEVGAMNVMFKIRGTVVTPSLENGSILSGITRKSCLEVLRHWGVPAEERLLSVDELMSAAEDGGLEEAFGTGTAAVISPIGELFYNGKKYTVNNFEIGETAQKLYDELTGIQWGKRPDPFGWTECV, translated from the coding sequence ATGCAGATTGCCATAACCAAGAATCCGCACCCCGGAAAAATGCCGCCTGAAAACGAGCTTGGCTTCGGAAAAATCTTCACCGACCATATGTTCATCATGGACTACACCGACTCGGAGAAATGGCACAATCCGCGCATAGTTCCCTACGGCCCGTTGTCGCTCATGCCGTCAGGGGACGGAATACAGTACGCCAATACAGTTTTCGAGGGAATGAAGGCATACCGCTGGGCGGACGGGTCAATACACCTTTTCAGGCCGGGCGAGAACGCCAAGCGAATCAACGTGTCAGCCGAAAGAATCGGACTCCCTCAGATTCCCAACGATATATTTCTTGAGGCAGTCCGGGAGCTTGTGAGGATTGATTCTTCATGGGTGCCTTCAAGCGAGGGGACATCGTTATACATTCGCCCGTTCATTTTTGCGACTGACGAGGAATTAGCCCTCCACGGAATCCACAAGGCTATATTCGTGATAATTCTTTCCCCTAGCGCGAGTTATTTTGCTGAGGGAATCAAGCCCGTGAAAATCATGCTTGAGACTGAGGACGTAAGAGCGGTGCGCGGCGGGACAGGCTATACGAAATGCGGAGGGAATTACGCCGCCTCCAACCGCGCCGGAGACAGGGCAATGGAGAAAGGATATTCGCAGGTCTTGTGGCTTGACGGGGTACACCGCAAATACATTGAGGAAGTCGGAGCAATGAATGTAATGTTCAAGATTCGCGGGACAGTCGTAACACCATCTCTTGAGAACGGCTCAATCCTCAGCGGAATCACGCGCAAATCCTGCCTTGAAGTATTGCGGCACTGGGGAGTCCCTGCTGAAGAAAGGCTGCTGAGTGTTGACGAGCTTATGTCAGCGGCTGAGGACGGCGGACTTGAGGAGGCATTCGGTACAGGAACGGCGGCTGTAATTTCACCGATCGGGGAGCTTTTCTACAACGGGAAAAAGTACACCGTCAACAATTTCGAGATAGGCGAGACCGCGCAGAAACTTTACGACGAATTGACCGGAATACAGTGGGGGAAGCGGCCTGATCCGTTCGGCTGGACGGAATGCGTTTAA
- a CDS encoding sugar ABC transporter substrate-binding protein encodes MKKAVALLLAVSMIFSAAPAVFAAPIKIGISIWSSTDTLGSECKRMIDAAAKALGVETQWVDQAHISEQVTSSAETLALAGCDGIIICNSASAEMGSVIKTCDENEVYVAQFFRSIDKNTNPEEYKQAVESKYYVGAVHESEFDNGKTLVLILAGQKGCRKIGLEGWEPGDATFLGRWAGYKAGVEEWNAAHPDDKVVLLDPQYGRTTTDTGRATAEAIIDANPDIDALIVAGGGGDTLLGAIAAIEAKGLTGKIAVVSTDFLPDLDAKLKSGAMAAESGGHYADPFFAFLMVYNTVRGKYEPSTTGFHDMVFPYMYVASPEDYENYAKYFTGDQLPYNADEIKALAEMSYDDLAAACAKLSVEDVVSRHAK; translated from the coding sequence ATGAAAAAAGCAGTCGCATTATTACTCGCAGTATCAATGATTTTCTCGGCAGCTCCGGCAGTGTTCGCGGCACCCATCAAAATCGGAATCTCGATATGGTCATCAACAGACACTCTCGGCAGTGAGTGCAAAAGAATGATTGACGCGGCCGCAAAAGCCCTCGGAGTTGAGACTCAGTGGGTTGACCAGGCGCATATCTCAGAGCAGGTAACATCAAGCGCAGAGACATTAGCCCTTGCCGGGTGCGACGGAATAATCATCTGCAACAGTGCTTCCGCCGAAATGGGATCAGTCATCAAAACTTGCGATGAGAATGAAGTCTACGTAGCTCAGTTCTTCCGCTCAATCGACAAAAACACTAACCCGGAGGAATACAAGCAGGCAGTAGAGTCAAAATACTATGTCGGCGCAGTGCATGAGTCAGAGTTCGACAACGGCAAAACGTTAGTACTCATTCTCGCGGGTCAGAAGGGCTGCAGGAAAATCGGCCTTGAGGGATGGGAACCGGGCGATGCTACATTCTTGGGACGCTGGGCAGGCTACAAGGCAGGAGTCGAGGAATGGAACGCAGCGCACCCTGACGACAAAGTAGTGCTGCTTGATCCTCAGTACGGACGCACAACGACAGACACAGGACGCGCAACAGCAGAGGCAATCATTGACGCGAACCCGGACATTGACGCGCTCATAGTTGCGGGCGGCGGCGGTGATACACTTCTCGGAGCAATCGCGGCCATTGAAGCAAAAGGTCTCACGGGTAAAATTGCTGTCGTCTCAACAGACTTCCTTCCCGATCTTGACGCAAAACTCAAGAGCGGAGCAATGGCGGCTGAGTCCGGCGGTCATTACGCAGATCCTTTCTTCGCGTTCCTCATGGTCTACAACACAGTGCGCGGAAAATATGAACCCAGCACAACGGGATTTCATGATATGGTCTTCCCGTATATGTACGTTGCTTCCCCTGAAGACTACGAGAACTACGCAAAATATTTCACCGGCGATCAGCTCCCCTACAACGCGGACGAGATTAAAGCCCTCGCTGAGATGAGCTATGATGATCTCGCGGCGGCCTGCGCTAAACTTTCGGTTGAAGACGTTGTATCGCGCCACGCAAAGTAG
- a CDS encoding L-ribulose-5-phosphate 4-epimerase produces the protein MKELREEVYRANMELPKRGLVVYTWGNVSGIDREKGLVVIKPSGVEYEDLTPENLVIVDMDCRIVEGNMNPSSDTKTHVELYRTFPGLGGIVHTHSPHAVAWAQAGRDIPCYGTTHADYFYGAVPCTRNLTAQEVDEDYELNTGKVIAETFTERKLDPLAVPGVICRSHGPFTWGKNAAQAVYHAVVLEEVAKMAMYTVNISAHAPEAPQYVQDKHYLRKHGPNAYYGQKN, from the coding sequence CTGAAGGAATTACGCGAGGAAGTTTACCGCGCCAACATGGAGCTGCCTAAGCGCGGGCTTGTCGTCTACACATGGGGCAATGTCTCCGGGATTGACCGCGAAAAGGGACTCGTAGTCATTAAGCCGTCAGGAGTCGAATATGAAGACCTCACGCCGGAAAATCTCGTAATTGTCGATATGGATTGCAGGATTGTTGAAGGGAACATGAATCCGTCATCCGACACAAAGACTCATGTTGAGCTGTACAGGACATTTCCCGGCCTCGGCGGGATCGTCCACACCCACAGCCCTCACGCTGTAGCCTGGGCGCAGGCAGGGCGCGATATTCCCTGCTACGGAACGACACACGCGGATTACTTCTACGGCGCTGTACCATGCACGAGAAATTTAACGGCTCAGGAAGTCGATGAAGATTACGAGCTGAACACGGGGAAGGTTATCGCAGAGACCTTCACGGAGCGCAAATTAGACCCTCTTGCGGTGCCGGGGGTGATATGCCGCTCTCACGGGCCTTTCACATGGGGGAAAAACGCGGCTCAGGCTGTGTATCATGCTGTCGTTCTTGAGGAAGTCGCGAAAATGGCAATGTACACCGTGAACATTTCCGCCCATGCTCCCGAAGCCCCGCAGTATGTGCAGGATAAGCACTATCTCCGAAAGCACGGGCCGAATGCATATTACGGGCAGAAAAACTAG
- the araA gene encoding L-arabinose isomerase: MNLKDYEFWFVVGSQYLYGPEVLETVAKRAQEMADTLNASGNLPCKIIYKVTAKTNAEISDVIREANYDKKCAGIITWCHTFSPSKMWINGLAHLQKAWCHFATQYNREIPNDEIDMDFMNLNQAAHGDREHGFIGARLRAPRKIIAGFWQDADIQKRLGHWMRSAAGAEFSKTLKVMRFGDNMREVAVTEGDKVEVQTKLGWQVNTWAVGKLVEIMNAVTDSEIDALMKEYESLYEIATDNIEAIRYQAREEIAMKKMLDAEGCCAFSNTFQDLYGMRQLPGIATQHLLATGYGYGAEGDWKVAAMTAIIKFMTQGLKGGSAFMEDYTYHLVPGNEYSLGAHMLEVCPSVAAGRPRIEVHPLGIGDREDPARLVFEGREGKAVAVSLVDMGGRLRLICQDIECVKPIMPMPNLPVARVMWKALPDLKKGIECWILAGGAHHTTLSYDADAEMIKDWARIMDIEFVHIGKDTTPESLERDLFLADLAWKLK; encoded by the coding sequence ATGAACCTGAAAGATTACGAGTTCTGGTTTGTCGTAGGGAGTCAGTATCTCTACGGCCCGGAAGTTCTCGAAACCGTAGCAAAACGCGCCCAGGAAATGGCCGACACCCTCAACGCCTCCGGCAATCTCCCCTGCAAAATAATCTACAAGGTTACAGCCAAGACAAACGCGGAAATCTCAGACGTTATCCGCGAGGCAAATTATGACAAGAAATGCGCGGGGATTATTACGTGGTGCCACACTTTCAGCCCGTCAAAAATGTGGATCAACGGACTCGCTCACCTTCAGAAGGCGTGGTGCCACTTTGCGACACAGTACAACCGCGAAATTCCGAATGATGAGATCGATATGGACTTCATGAATCTGAATCAGGCGGCGCATGGAGACCGTGAGCACGGATTCATAGGCGCAAGGCTCAGAGCACCCCGCAAAATTATCGCGGGATTCTGGCAGGACGCGGACATTCAGAAAAGGTTAGGCCATTGGATGAGGAGTGCCGCCGGGGCTGAGTTCTCCAAAACGTTAAAGGTTATGCGTTTCGGGGACAACATGAGAGAAGTTGCAGTAACAGAAGGCGACAAAGTAGAAGTTCAGACAAAACTCGGCTGGCAGGTCAACACATGGGCAGTCGGGAAACTCGTCGAAATCATGAACGCCGTAACAGACTCAGAAATTGACGCGCTCATGAAAGAATATGAGTCCCTCTACGAAATCGCAACGGATAACATTGAGGCAATACGCTATCAGGCGCGGGAAGAGATTGCCATGAAGAAGATGTTAGACGCTGAAGGCTGTTGCGCGTTCTCGAACACATTTCAGGATTTGTACGGCATGAGACAGTTACCGGGAATTGCGACTCAGCATTTGCTTGCGACTGGCTACGGCTACGGCGCGGAAGGTGATTGGAAGGTCGCGGCCATGACAGCAATAATCAAGTTCATGACTCAGGGACTCAAAGGCGGCTCGGCGTTCATGGAGGACTATACGTATCACCTTGTCCCCGGAAACGAGTACAGTCTCGGAGCGCACATGCTTGAAGTTTGCCCGTCAGTAGCGGCAGGAAGACCCCGCATTGAGGTTCACCCGCTCGGAATCGGAGACAGGGAAGACCCCGCCAGACTCGTTTTTGAGGGGCGCGAAGGGAAAGCGGTTGCGGTGAGTCTTGTTGACATGGGCGGAAGACTGCGCCTAATCTGCCAGGATATAGAGTGCGTGAAGCCGATTATGCCAATGCCGAATTTGCCCGTTGCCCGCGTAATGTGGAAGGCTCTTCCCGACCTCAAGAAGGGAATCGAGTGCTGGATTCTTGCAGGCGGCGCACATCACACTACACTGAGCTATGACGCTGACGCGGAAATGATAAAGGACTGGGCGCGGATTATGGATATTGAGTTCGTCCACATCGGCAAAGACACAACGCCCGAAAGCCTAGAGCGTGATTTATTCCTTGCCGATCTTGCGTGGAAGCTGAAGTAA
- a CDS encoding polysaccharide pyruvyl transferase family protein → MDYAFPIKHYSMIGSVLSFYSQYKAVVYGSGLIEGSLKVRGTPEKIISVRGPLTRQALIQKGFDCPEKYGDPAMLLPVFYSPSRKKQNHMLVIPHRRTYAHNRHNAPLTELQEKYHCRAITMTAYDKWTDIIDEIAGSDFVMSESLHGVIVSETYNVPCLWVEFSDHRTGFFHTSPDWSFKFRDFYESIGKHDMSSMKLYEGFNFDDILRAKDKWRPGKIDYAELLSLFPFEIKPEFLPRIKKFLPGS, encoded by the coding sequence ATGGATTATGCTTTTCCGATAAAGCATTATTCAATGATTGGAAGCGTGCTGAGTTTCTACAGCCAGTACAAAGCTGTTGTGTACGGCTCCGGCTTGATCGAAGGCTCACTGAAAGTAAGAGGAACTCCAGAGAAAATAATCAGCGTGAGAGGCCCTCTTACACGCCAGGCATTAATCCAGAAAGGCTTTGACTGCCCGGAAAAATACGGCGATCCCGCCATGCTTCTTCCTGTCTTCTATTCACCGTCCAGAAAAAAACAAAATCATATGCTGGTCATTCCGCACAGGAGAACTTACGCGCATAACAGACACAATGCCCCGCTGACAGAGCTTCAGGAAAAATATCATTGCAGAGCGATAACAATGACAGCTTATGACAAGTGGACAGATATTATTGACGAAATTGCGGGAAGCGATTTTGTGATGTCGGAGTCCCTGCACGGCGTGATTGTCTCGGAGACATATAACGTTCCGTGCTTATGGGTTGAGTTCAGCGACCACAGGACAGGATTTTTCCATACAAGCCCTGACTGGAGCTTCAAGTTCAGGGACTTCTACGAGTCTATAGGCAAGCACGACATGAGCAGCATGAAACTTTACGAGGGTTTCAATTTTGATGACATATTGAGGGCAAAAGACAAATGGAGGCCGGGAAAAATTGATTACGCCGAACTTCTGTCGCTGTTCCCGTTCGAGATAAAACCCGAATTCCTTCCGCGCATAAAAAAATTCCTCCCGGGCAGTTAA
- a CDS encoding DUF1311 domain-containing protein: MKRFFAALLMMMMMISPAMALSDAEYIRMRKSSADFRAADKRLNQVWAGLKKSLPKKIFSRLDKLQREWIKSGRDEEAEALMNDGYSRMEAYTMATNDRADSLPGIAKELRDSSAPSPAPRQRTQPQSRKPEPAPEPEPEPESEQEPGFPAEIRLSDIEGEYQNDSGFLSVKIADRSADELEVTFSRFKDGVHWTARGWLEGNILELSDPNYSECQAELIFSRRAVKVNISDTDDWNEAISPDFVLKGTYRKLAN, encoded by the coding sequence ATGAAGCGTTTTTTTGCAGCGTTATTGATGATGATGATGATGATTTCTCCGGCAATGGCTCTCAGCGATGCGGAGTATATCAGGATGAGGAAGAGCAGTGCGGATTTCAGAGCCGCCGACAAGAGACTGAATCAGGTCTGGGCCGGGCTGAAGAAATCACTTCCCAAGAAAATATTTTCCCGCCTCGATAAACTTCAGCGCGAGTGGATAAAGTCCGGGCGAGATGAGGAAGCCGAAGCTCTGATGAATGACGGCTATTCACGCATGGAGGCTTACACTATGGCCACGAATGACCGCGCCGACTCGCTGCCCGGAATCGCAAAGGAGCTGAGAGACTCCAGCGCCCCGTCCCCGGCTCCCCGTCAGAGGACTCAGCCACAGTCCCGAAAGCCTGAGCCAGCCCCAGAACCTGAACCCGAACCAGAATCAGAGCAGGAACCGGGATTCCCGGCAGAGATTAGACTCTCAGACATTGAGGGCGAATACCAGAATGACAGCGGATTTTTGTCGGTGAAAATTGCTGACAGGAGCGCGGACGAGTTAGAGGTTACATTCAGCCGCTTCAAGGACGGCGTTCACTGGACGGCAAGAGGATGGCTTGAGGGGAATATTCTTGAGCTGTCCGACCCGAATTACAGCGAATGCCAAGCCGAACTGATATTTTCGCGGAGGGCTGTGAAGGTTAATATTTCTGACACGGACGACTGGAACGAGGCAATATCCCCTGATTTTGTCCTGAAGGGAACGTACCGCAAGTTAGCGAACTAG
- a CDS encoding MgtC/SapB family protein, which translates to MDNNPFTDDYIANLLGGWSSGVNVYSVMFRIALVIILASIIGWERSSKRHSAGLRTFIIASMGCAVSAMIDSCVMAVSQSNIPIISAAAVVSVAMLSGNSILFSSRSQIKGLTTSAGLWACGIVGLAIGCGLYTIGIASFTALIFCISQLPKAEVILKDRSNHFELHLELRNSYNLQDFVTTIRRLGMMIDDIESNPAYANSGLSVYSVSISISDSDFRKYKSHNDIIEALRSLDYIHYIEEMS; encoded by the coding sequence ATGGACAATAATCCTTTCACCGATGACTATATCGCAAACCTTCTCGGCGGATGGTCATCGGGCGTAAATGTTTACTCTGTAATGTTCCGTATAGCCCTCGTGATAATTCTTGCGTCAATAATCGGCTGGGAGCGTTCGAGCAAAAGACATTCAGCGGGCTTGCGGACGTTCATTATTGCGTCAATGGGCTGCGCGGTTTCGGCCATGATTGACTCGTGCGTTATGGCCGTCAGCCAAAGCAATATCCCGATAATTTCGGCGGCGGCTGTTGTGTCTGTGGCAATGTTGAGCGGTAACTCAATATTATTCAGCTCACGGAGTCAGATAAAGGGCCTCACGACATCGGCGGGGCTGTGGGCCTGCGGTATTGTGGGACTCGCAATAGGGTGCGGGCTGTACACAATCGGCATAGCGTCATTCACCGCGCTGATATTCTGTATATCGCAATTGCCGAAAGCTGAAGTGATTCTCAAAGACCGCTCCAATCATTTCGAGCTTCATTTAGAGCTGCGGAACAGCTATAACCTTCAAGATTTTGTTACGACGATTCGCCGCTTAGGGATGATGATTGACGACATAGAGTCAAATCCTGCCTATGCAAATTCGGGTCTTAGCGTGTACTCGGTCTCAATCTCAATAAGCGACTCGGACTTCAGGAAGTACAAGAGCCATAATGATATTATTGAGGCATTGCGGTCGCTCGATTATATTCACTATATCGAGGAAATGAGCTAG
- a CDS encoding ABC transporter substrate-binding protein has product MKKVLCFTLALVLLVCVSAASAKDVVIAFSQIGQESDWRTANTDDLRSAIENHPGWKLVYDDGQQKQENQIKALRNFITQDVDYILFTGVVSTGWDEVLKEVNEAEIPLLLIDRIPDCADKIDYVAAFGGDFVEEGRRQVAWAGEYLKKAGRGDEDVNIVIMEGTTGASAQTGRTEGNLKALKEYPHLKLVGQQSGNFTRAEGQAVMESWLKSIPKIDVLIAQNDDMALGAIDAIKAAGKVPGKDIIIVGCDSVKAAFDAIVAGEMNCTVECTPLYGAFVVPTIEGLEKGEKFSKQVIHPEEGVFDTDGGIDLGSVKSVKAADVISQRRY; this is encoded by the coding sequence ATGAAGAAAGTTTTATGTTTCACCCTTGCGCTTGTGCTTCTCGTCTGCGTCTCGGCGGCGAGTGCCAAAGATGTCGTGATTGCTTTCTCACAGATTGGGCAGGAGTCCGATTGGAGAACAGCCAACACTGACGACTTACGCTCGGCAATCGAGAATCATCCGGGATGGAAGCTCGTCTACGATGACGGCCAGCAGAAGCAGGAGAATCAGATCAAAGCACTCCGCAACTTTATCACACAGGATGTAGACTACATACTCTTCACGGGCGTTGTGTCTACGGGCTGGGACGAGGTATTGAAGGAAGTCAACGAGGCCGAAATACCGCTGTTACTCATCGACAGAATCCCCGACTGCGCGGACAAAATCGACTACGTTGCAGCGTTCGGCGGTGATTTCGTTGAAGAGGGTAGAAGGCAGGTAGCGTGGGCAGGCGAATACCTCAAGAAAGCCGGACGCGGTGATGAAGATGTAAACATCGTAATCATGGAAGGCACTACGGGAGCAAGCGCGCAAACAGGACGCACGGAAGGCAACCTTAAAGCCCTCAAAGAGTATCCGCACTTGAAACTTGTCGGACAGCAGTCAGGAAACTTCACACGCGCTGAAGGTCAAGCCGTCATGGAGAGCTGGCTAAAGTCAATCCCGAAAATTGATGTCCTCATCGCACAGAATGATGATATGGCACTCGGAGCGATTGACGCAATCAAAGCCGCCGGAAAAGTCCCGGGAAAAGATATTATCATTGTCGGGTGCGACTCAGTGAAGGCCGCTTTTGACGCGATTGTAGCGGGAGAAATGAATTGCACGGTTGAATGCACACCGCTTTACGGCGCGTTTGTCGTTCCCACAATTGAGGGACTCGAAAAAGGCGAGAAGTTCAGCAAGCAAGTCATTCACCCTGAAGAGGGCGTATTTGACACAGACGGCGGAATCGATTTAGGGTCAGTGAAATCAGTGAAAGCCGCTGACGTAATTTCACAGCGCAGATATTAA
- a CDS encoding 4-diphosphocytidyl-2C-methyl-D-erythritol kinase translates to MRLILPTFAKLNLTLRVVGKRSDGYHNLVSTFMKIPSGDVLYISESTAGIDIVSANIPLKGENIVAKALRVAREEGFKIPPLNVKIHKSIPPGSGLGAGSGNAAAVLILFGAERVAAKVGADVPFLCSGNKFALVSGIGDHIEPVKTHEIHGVIAIPNWETETKSAYAELDALGYEVGIMLARTEARDIYYANAGRKVGLLPNDFLKVLTKKHPKYNELFRMFETADADCWGVTGSGSAAFAVLKESVKFSWPSYVKHVLYF, encoded by the coding sequence ATGCGTTTAATCCTTCCGACATTCGCGAAACTGAACCTAACACTGCGCGTTGTGGGCAAGCGTTCGGACGGCTATCACAATCTCGTGTCGACATTCATGAAGATACCTTCCGGGGATGTGCTGTACATTTCGGAGTCGACAGCGGGAATCGACATCGTGAGCGCAAATATTCCGCTGAAGGGTGAAAATATCGTAGCCAAAGCCCTGCGGGTTGCCCGTGAGGAAGGCTTCAAGATTCCGCCTCTCAATGTGAAGATACACAAGAGCATTCCGCCCGGCTCAGGACTCGGAGCGGGTTCGGGGAATGCCGCGGCGGTGCTGATATTGTTCGGTGCAGAGAGAGTTGCGGCCAAAGTCGGAGCTGATGTGCCGTTCCTTTGTTCGGGGAATAAATTTGCGCTTGTGTCGGGAATCGGGGATCACATAGAGCCGGTGAAGACTCACGAAATTCACGGGGTAATAGCGATTCCGAACTGGGAGACGGAAACGAAATCGGCCTACGCTGAACTTGACGCACTCGGCTACGAGGTCGGAATAATGCTCGCCCGGACTGAGGCGCGGGATATATATTACGCCAACGCCGGACGGAAAGTCGGACTTCTCCCGAATGATTTTCTGAAAGTGCTGACCAAGAAGCACCCGAAATATAACGAGCTTTTCCGCATGTTTGAGACTGCTGATGCTGACTGCTGGGGCGTAACAGGCTCCGGGAGCGCGGCATTTGCGGTGCTGAAAGAGTCCGTGAAATTCTCGTGGCCTTCTTACGTGAAGCACGTGCTGTATTTCTAG
- a CDS encoding galactose mutarotase yields MTEKTLFGVLADGRKVYAYTLKDESGQSVVMSEYGCAILEINVFGNDGQLHDVALGYDSLSEYVNDKCNFGVTVGRYANRIAGGKFTLNGIKYRLPRNDGRNTLHGGFQGFGKRVFDSECENDAVIFTLYSLDLDEGFPGNFVLKVRVSFTAGRLRMDYDYVCDKDTPASITNHNYFNLNGHGRGTILNHYVHINAEKYCRANDELLALAPCVNVEGTPFDFRSGKKIADGVNTYSPELISAGGGYDHCFAVDGNGKAAEAVSDVTGIKLEVYSDMPAMQFYTGNQIGHVRGKNGAIYNSFDGFAMECQKFPNAINEPSFPDCVIKAGQPEKSYIEYRFSR; encoded by the coding sequence ATGACGGAAAAAACTTTGTTCGGCGTTCTTGCTGACGGAAGGAAAGTTTACGCATACACGCTCAAAGATGAGTCCGGGCAGAGCGTTGTTATGTCTGAATACGGCTGTGCGATTCTTGAGATTAACGTTTTCGGGAATGACGGCCAGCTTCATGATGTGGCACTCGGTTATGATTCGCTGTCTGAATATGTGAATGACAAGTGCAATTTCGGCGTTACGGTGGGAAGATATGCGAACAGAATCGCGGGGGGAAAATTCACGCTTAACGGCATAAAGTACAGGCTCCCCCGGAATGACGGACGCAACACTCTTCACGGAGGCTTTCAGGGATTCGGGAAACGTGTCTTTGACTCGGAGTGCGAGAATGACGCAGTAATCTTCACGCTGTACAGCCTTGATCTTGACGAGGGATTCCCGGGAAATTTCGTGCTGAAGGTGAGAGTCTCATTCACGGCGGGGCGGCTAAGGATGGATTACGATTATGTTTGCGACAAGGACACGCCCGCGAGCATCACCAATCACAATTACTTCAACTTAAACGGGCATGGCCGGGGGACGATTCTGAATCACTATGTTCATATCAACGCGGAAAAATATTGCCGGGCAAATGATGAGTTACTTGCGCTCGCACCGTGTGTTAATGTCGAGGGGACTCCGTTCGATTTCAGGAGCGGGAAAAAGATTGCTGACGGCGTGAACACATATTCGCCGGAACTCATCAGCGCGGGGGGAGGGTATGACCATTGTTTTGCGGTTGACGGAAACGGAAAAGCCGCTGAAGCCGTGAGCGATGTTACGGGGATAAAACTTGAAGTATATTCCGACATGCCCGCAATGCAGTTTTACACGGGGAATCAGATCGGCCATGTTCGCGGGAAAAACGGAGCGATCTACAACAGCTTTGACGGTTTCGCGATGGAGTGCCAGAAATTTCCCAACGCAATAAATGAGCCGTCCTTCCCCGATTGTGTCATCAAGGCAGGACAGCCCGAAAAATCATATATCGAGTACCGTTTCAGCCGCTAG